In Nitratiruptor sp. YY09-18, a single window of DNA contains:
- the ilvC gene encoding ketol-acid reductoisomerase, whose amino-acid sequence MALPIYYDKDCDLNLIKSKRVAIIGFGSQGHAHAENLRDSGVEVKIGLYPGGRSWKKAEAKGFDVLEVADAAAWADVVMILIPDEIQSEVYYRDIEPNLNAGDTIAFGHGFNIHYGRIKPRADINVMMVAPKAPGHTVRSEFVNGGGIPDLIAVDQDPSGNTLELAKSYAAAIGGGRTGIIHTTFKDETETDLFGEQAVLCGGVSALIQAGFETLTEAGYPEEMAYFECLHELKLIVDLIYEGGLANMRYSISNTAEYGDYVSGPRVIGEESRKAMKEILKEIQNGKFAKDFILEGMSGYPRMNAERKLTEAHPIEQVGKRLRAMMPWITANKIVDQEKN is encoded by the coding sequence ATGGCATTACCCATTTATTATGATAAAGATTGTGATCTTAATCTCATTAAAAGTAAAAGAGTTGCGATTATCGGTTTTGGAAGCCAGGGGCACGCACACGCTGAAAATCTTCGCGATAGTGGAGTTGAAGTCAAGATCGGTCTCTATCCGGGAGGAAGAAGCTGGAAAAAGGCTGAAGCGAAAGGATTTGATGTCCTAGAAGTAGCAGATGCGGCTGCGTGGGCAGATGTTGTGATGATCCTCATCCCAGATGAGATCCAAAGTGAAGTATACTACCGCGATATCGAGCCAAACCTCAATGCCGGAGATACTATTGCTTTTGGACACGGTTTTAATATCCACTATGGTCGCATCAAGCCGCGTGCTGATATTAATGTCATGATGGTTGCTCCTAAAGCTCCAGGACATACGGTTAGAAGCGAATTTGTTAATGGCGGTGGAATTCCTGATCTCATCGCAGTAGATCAAGACCCAAGCGGCAATACTCTTGAACTTGCTAAAAGCTATGCTGCAGCAATTGGTGGTGGTAGAACAGGTATCATCCACACAACATTCAAAGATGAAACCGAGACCGACCTCTTTGGTGAGCAAGCAGTTCTTTGTGGTGGTGTGAGTGCACTTATCCAAGCTGGTTTTGAGACGCTCACTGAAGCTGGATACCCAGAAGAGATGGCATACTTTGAGTGTTTGCATGAGCTCAAACTCATCGTAGACCTTATCTATGAGGGTGGACTTGCAAATATGCGCTACTCAATCAGTAATACTGCAGAGTATGGTGACTATGTAAGTGGCCCAAGAGTTATCGGTGAAGAGAGCCGCAAAGCGATGAAAGAGATCCTCAAAGAGATCCAAAACGGTAAATTTGCAAAAGATTTTATCCTTGAGGGTATGAGTGGATATCCAAGAATGAACGCAGAGCGAAAGCTCACTGAAGCGCATCCAATCGAGCAAGTAGGAAAACGCCTCCGTGCAATGATGCCTTGGATCACTGCAAACAAAATCGTCGACCAAGAGAAAAACTAA
- a CDS encoding divergent polysaccharide deacetylase family protein, whose protein sequence is MAKKKTTKKQENKYLILGGLITGLLIIIALLGFYLFELGYEQGKKEKIHHTPKHATTSQKITKPQIKPSEIIDLKEASKEAKETQESKTPAKEEKVVLTPSKITKSIPKKFAKHKSARLIIIIDDVAYGYQVKALKKIGIPLNLSFFPPNVRHPNTPKYARSCKHYMIHLPMEALHYPHPEPNTLLVTSSSKDMERIIASIRKNFPRAKYINNHTGSKFTADYNALKRLLPILDKYHFKLLDSRTTPETKIPQLMAELHRPYIARNIFLDNKQDVRYIKEQLKKAVTYAQKHGLAIAIGHPHSATIKAIRESKGLLKKVDLLYIDQL, encoded by the coding sequence ATGGCAAAGAAAAAAACTACAAAAAAGCAAGAGAACAAGTACCTCATACTCGGTGGACTTATCACAGGTCTTCTTATAATAATTGCTCTTTTAGGATTCTACCTTTTTGAACTTGGATACGAGCAGGGAAAAAAAGAGAAAATTCACCATACTCCAAAGCATGCTACTACTTCTCAAAAGATTACAAAACCACAAATAAAACCTAGTGAAATTATCGATCTCAAAGAGGCTTCCAAAGAGGCAAAGGAGACTCAAGAGAGTAAAACTCCAGCCAAAGAGGAGAAAGTTGTACTAACACCTTCTAAAATCACAAAGTCTATTCCTAAGAAATTCGCTAAACATAAAAGTGCGCGACTTATTATCATAATTGATGATGTGGCTTATGGCTACCAAGTAAAAGCGCTCAAGAAAATTGGCATTCCTCTTAACCTCTCATTTTTCCCGCCAAATGTGAGGCATCCAAATACTCCAAAGTATGCTCGAAGTTGCAAGCACTATATGATTCATCTGCCGATGGAGGCTTTGCACTATCCACATCCAGAGCCAAATACACTCCTTGTCACTTCTAGTAGTAAGGATATGGAGAGAATTATAGCTTCCATTCGCAAGAACTTTCCACGAGCAAAATATATTAACAATCACACAGGAAGCAAATTTACCGCCGATTACAACGCACTCAAACGCCTTTTGCCAATTCTTGATAAATACCACTTTAAGCTCCTTGACAGTCGTACGACTCCTGAAACTAAAATCCCTCAACTTATGGCTGAGCTGCATAGACCCTATATTGCACGCAACATTTTTCTTGATAACAAACAGGATGTGAGATACATCAAAGAGCAGCTCAAAAAAGCGGTCACCTATGCACAAAAGCATGGACTCGCCATTGCGATAGGGCACCCTCATTCAGCAACAATCAAAGCGATAAGGGAGTCTAAAGGGTTATTAAAAAAAGTTGATCTATTATATATTGATCAGCTTTAA
- a CDS encoding DASS family sodium-coupled anion symporter, with translation MKKLLSAVVLGLALFGLGTLAFSLTQAKLLGIVGALVYLWSSEALPLGVVSLLPLILFPSFGVLSLKATAPNYAKSIIFLFIGGFLLAIAMQKTKLHEYIAARLMAIFPKSARGIIYALAITAATLSAFLSNTTVTIMLMPIALFLSEDIRLKVRYLIATAYGASIGGIFTPIGTPPNLILLGFLEDIHINPPPFLEWMFLTAPVVVLMILIVPWILSLSVKDLQITCKESIPALNREQKKLGIILLVLMLLLLANAIVKPFFPSLVLNEKILLLGFGLLLFIPGIDLLEWEDTRDLPYEIVFLFGAGFAIAAAFIKTGLASSLAHYLSSFAHLPLFALLFVIALFVSFSTEVTSNTALTSISLPVFYEFANKNGLPVEIILFTATIAASYAFMLPIATPPNAIIMSSRVIKIKEMAKIGFIVNLIGVAVVSSTAILLWRYFIG, from the coding sequence ATGAAAAAGCTCCTCAGTGCAGTTGTATTGGGTTTGGCTCTTTTTGGTCTAGGAACACTTGCCTTCTCTCTCACGCAGGCAAAACTTTTGGGAATTGTTGGGGCTTTAGTCTATCTATGGAGTAGTGAAGCACTTCCTTTGGGCGTTGTTTCATTGCTGCCTCTCATTCTCTTTCCAAGCTTTGGAGTGCTCTCACTGAAAGCGACTGCACCAAACTATGCAAAAAGCATTATCTTTTTGTTTATTGGTGGTTTTTTGCTCGCAATTGCAATGCAAAAAACAAAGCTCCATGAGTATATTGCAGCAAGACTCATGGCAATTTTTCCAAAAAGTGCCCGCGGTATTATTTATGCTCTCGCGATTACTGCAGCAACGCTGAGTGCTTTTTTGTCAAATACCACTGTAACTATTATGCTCATGCCTATAGCGCTCTTTTTGAGTGAAGATATCAGACTCAAAGTTAGATATCTCATAGCGACTGCTTATGGAGCAAGCATAGGAGGGATTTTTACTCCCATTGGCACACCTCCAAACCTCATCCTCTTAGGTTTTTTGGAAGATATACATATCAATCCTCCACCATTTTTGGAGTGGATGTTTCTCACTGCGCCTGTAGTTGTATTGATGATTTTGATAGTGCCATGGATACTTTCACTCTCAGTCAAAGATCTGCAAATAACATGTAAAGAGAGTATACCAGCTCTCAATCGTGAGCAGAAAAAACTAGGGATTATTTTACTCGTGCTTATGCTGCTTCTTTTGGCAAATGCAATTGTAAAGCCATTTTTCCCGTCACTTGTATTAAATGAAAAGATTTTGCTTCTTGGTTTTGGGTTGCTGCTCTTTATTCCTGGTATTGATCTATTGGAGTGGGAAGATACAAGGGATTTACCCTATGAGATTGTATTCTTGTTTGGTGCTGGTTTTGCCATAGCAGCAGCTTTTATCAAAACAGGCCTTGCTTCAAGCCTTGCACATTACTTGAGCAGTTTTGCACATCTCCCACTCTTTGCACTTCTTTTCGTTATTGCTCTATTTGTCTCATTTTCGACTGAAGTAACTAGCAATACAGCCCTTACATCCATTTCGTTGCCGGTTTTTTATGAATTTGCAAATAAGAATGGATTACCAGTAGAGATTATCCTTTTTACTGCTACAATTGCAGCAAGCTATGCATTTATGCTGCCAATTGCTACTCCGCCCAATGCAATTATCATGAGTAGCCGTGTTATAAAAATCAAAGAGATGGCAAAGATAGGGTTTATTGTCAATCTCATAGGTGTTGCGGTTGTCAGTAGTACTGCGATACTTTTGTGGAGATACTTCATTGGTTGA
- a CDS encoding DNA-processing protein DprA, with product MSVVLRYFCGDTSLVDIGGKKYHYRGNLALLKRPKIAIVGSRRPNNYTKTMTLKLAATLARSGKVIVSGGAMGTDAFAHRGAGAQNTIAVLGSGIDILYPATNRELLQVIGQEGLLLSEFAKDFRPTKWSFVVRNKSVVALGEYLIITQADRSSGSMRSAEIALEMGKKIYVLPHRIGESEGTNDLVRQGLAEVIWDIDEFCGGGEDDPFIKYLQSSPSYEEAVSKWGEKVYEAEIEGLIEIENNTIIYKGGL from the coding sequence TTGTCAGTAGTACTGCGATACTTTTGTGGAGATACTTCATTGGTTGATATAGGTGGCAAAAAGTATCACTATAGAGGTAATCTGGCACTTCTTAAGCGGCCAAAAATAGCGATTGTTGGCTCAAGACGACCAAACAATTACACCAAGACTATGACTCTCAAACTTGCAGCAACTCTAGCAAGAAGCGGAAAGGTAATAGTTAGTGGCGGTGCGATGGGTACGGATGCATTTGCTCACAGAGGTGCAGGGGCTCAAAATACAATAGCAGTACTTGGCAGCGGTATCGATATACTCTATCCAGCAACGAACAGAGAACTTTTACAAGTAATCGGACAAGAAGGTCTGCTTTTAAGTGAATTTGCAAAAGATTTTCGCCCTACAAAGTGGAGCTTTGTTGTGCGCAACAAAAGTGTGGTAGCTTTAGGTGAGTATCTCATCATTACCCAAGCAGATCGCAGTAGCGGGAGTATGCGAAGTGCCGAGATCGCACTTGAGATGGGCAAGAAGATCTATGTACTTCCACACAGAATAGGAGAGAGTGAGGGGACGAATGATCTGGTGCGTCAAGGACTTGCGGAAGTGATCTGGGATATCGATGAGTTTTGTGGGGGAGGTGAAGATGATCCTTTCATCAAGTATCTTCAAAGCTCTCCAAGCTATGAAGAGGCAGTGAGTAAGTGGGGTGAGAAGGTGTATGAAGCTGAGATTGAAGGATTGATCGAGATTGAAAACAATACAATCATCTATAAAGGAGGTCTATGA
- a CDS encoding S1C family serine protease, which produces MRKQLLVGVLAGILIILLWRMVPVVEVMIAAKPKPITPRGDLMRLEKSNIEIFEKAKPSVVYISTLQRVVDFWSMNVWDIPRGTGSGFVWDNFGHIVTNYHVIEGASEAVVTLSNGLGYKATLVGADPSHDLAVLKIKPIPGVMKPVVIGDSDNLRVGQIVYAIGNPFGLDWTMTMGIISALNRVINEESGAKIKGAIQTDAAINPGNSGGPLLDSAGRVIGVNTAIYSPNGANAGIGFAIPINLVNKVVSSLIAYGRYIPPRLGIESDDRINVILHRRFGIDGVAVLQVEPQSPAAIAGLKPTIIYPDGRIVFGDIIVAVDGKKVRSFKELQELIQEHNHGDKVTLTLLRNDQTKDITVELD; this is translated from the coding sequence ATGAGAAAACAGCTTTTAGTAGGAGTTTTAGCAGGGATCTTGATCATTTTGCTATGGAGGATGGTTCCTGTAGTAGAAGTTATGATCGCTGCTAAGCCAAAACCTATCACTCCTCGCGGTGATTTGATGCGTCTTGAAAAGAGCAATATAGAGATTTTTGAAAAAGCAAAACCGAGTGTTGTTTATATCTCAACGCTGCAAAGAGTGGTAGATTTTTGGAGTATGAATGTATGGGATATTCCAAGAGGAACAGGAAGTGGTTTTGTATGGGACAATTTTGGCCATATTGTCACCAATTATCATGTGATAGAGGGAGCTAGTGAAGCAGTTGTGACACTGAGCAACGGTCTTGGATACAAAGCTACACTTGTGGGAGCGGATCCTTCGCACGATTTGGCTGTATTAAAGATCAAGCCGATTCCTGGAGTCATGAAGCCGGTGGTTATCGGAGATAGCGATAATTTAAGAGTAGGGCAGATAGTCTATGCCATAGGCAATCCTTTTGGGCTTGATTGGACGATGACAATGGGTATCATTTCAGCCCTCAATCGTGTTATAAATGAAGAGAGCGGGGCAAAGATCAAAGGTGCTATCCAGACCGATGCAGCTATAAACCCTGGTAATTCTGGCGGACCACTGCTAGATAGTGCAGGGCGAGTTATCGGTGTCAATACTGCAATTTACAGTCCAAATGGTGCCAATGCTGGAATAGGTTTTGCAATCCCTATAAATTTAGTGAATAAAGTAGTAAGCTCTCTCATCGCCTATGGACGCTATATCCCACCAAGATTAGGAATCGAGAGCGATGATAGAATCAATGTTATTTTGCACAGACGTTTTGGTATTGATGGTGTCGCAGTACTGCAAGTAGAGCCGCAAAGTCCAGCTGCAATTGCAGGCCTCAAGCCAACTATTATCTATCCAGATGGGAGAATTGTTTTTGGTGATATTATAGTAGCAGTAGATGGGAAAAAAGTAAGGAGTTTTAAAGAGCTCCAAGAGCTCATACAAGAGCACAATCATGGAGATAAGGTTACTCTCACTCTCTTACGCAATGATCAAACAAAAGATATTACAGTTGAATTAGATTAA
- a CDS encoding YceI family protein: protein MRKLLLTIAAAALLLAGECSLENLTWTAYKTPLKLGVKGTFGKIAFIKGKDCLDGAEVKINKHSVDTNNPDRDKTLDQYFFAKLRGDIIAKVLKVDEKTLDVVITLNGVTKKIPFYYTKKDGVIKAKGVIDILDFQGNSVLRSIANACYKKHQGKTWNDVTLEFTINNKTKIDRAKEAVEQFKSMM, encoded by the coding sequence ATGAGAAAACTATTACTCACAATAGCTGCAGCTGCACTGCTTTTAGCTGGAGAGTGTTCGCTAGAAAACCTCACATGGACCGCTTATAAGACACCTCTGAAGCTTGGTGTTAAAGGTACATTTGGCAAAATCGCATTTATCAAAGGCAAAGATTGCCTGGATGGAGCAGAAGTCAAAATCAATAAACACAGCGTCGATACAAATAACCCCGACAGGGACAAAACCCTTGATCAGTACTTCTTTGCAAAGCTAAGGGGCGATATCATTGCAAAAGTTCTCAAAGTAGATGAAAAGACCCTCGACGTTGTCATTACACTCAACGGAGTAACCAAAAAGATACCTTTTTACTACACTAAAAAAGATGGTGTAATAAAGGCTAAAGGCGTTATAGATATTCTTGATTTTCAAGGAAATAGTGTCCTAAGAAGTATTGCAAATGCCTGCTACAAAAAGCATCAGGGCAAAACATGGAACGATGTGACTTTGGAATTTACAATCAACAACAAAACGAAAATCGACAGGGCCAAAGAGGCAGTAGAGCAGTTTAAATCAATGATGTAA
- a CDS encoding sulfurtransferase: MKKLLLLCFALALFAAEPFVSAKWLKEHLNDKNLILIDVSKPKLYKKEHISGAINAPIELWRQKIEHYALLRSPKEIEKVMRRLGITPNSKVVLYSHRWGKDFLKTSYIAFAMEVMGFANSSILDGGLDAYCKIGDLTNKPSAAKLSNYKATFHPEFIVDKTTVLAHIGKTRMLDARNPIFYFGAAKQKVLQRTGHIPKATSYFWVFSFENEKIKDTNTLKAMLIDGLGLDPKKDVITYCTGGLETSMNWYVLHRLLGFQKARLYDASMKEWANEPDTPLTKYRWE, from the coding sequence ATGAAAAAGTTACTACTACTCTGTTTTGCCCTCGCCCTCTTTGCTGCCGAGCCGTTCGTTTCGGCCAAGTGGCTCAAGGAGCATTTAAACGACAAAAATCTCATCCTCATCGATGTCTCAAAACCCAAACTCTATAAAAAAGAGCACATTTCAGGAGCTATCAATGCTCCTATCGAGCTATGGCGCCAAAAGATCGAGCACTATGCACTGTTACGCTCACCAAAAGAGATTGAAAAAGTGATGCGAAGACTTGGCATCACACCAAATTCCAAAGTAGTGCTCTATAGTCATAGATGGGGAAAAGACTTTTTGAAAACCAGCTATATCGCCTTTGCGATGGAGGTCATGGGCTTTGCAAATAGCTCTATCCTTGATGGAGGATTGGATGCGTATTGCAAAATTGGAGATCTTACCAATAAACCCTCTGCAGCAAAACTATCAAACTACAAAGCTACCTTCCATCCTGAATTTATTGTTGATAAAACGACTGTATTAGCCCACATTGGAAAAACACGGATGCTAGATGCGAGAAATCCAATTTTTTACTTTGGAGCAGCGAAGCAAAAGGTGCTTCAACGTACTGGTCACATTCCAAAAGCGACCAGCTACTTTTGGGTATTTAGCTTTGAAAATGAAAAGATCAAAGATACAAATACTTTAAAAGCTATGTTAATTGATGGACTAGGGCTTGATCCAAAGAAAGATGTGATAACCTATTGTACGGGAGGACTCGAAACCAGTATGAACTGGTATGTATTGCACCGCCTCCTTGGCTTTCAAAAAGCCAGACTTTATGATGCGAGCATGAAAGAGTGGGCAAATGAGCCCGATACACCACTTACAAAATATAGATGGGAGTAA
- a CDS encoding ferritin-like domain-containing protein, translating to MARKGISILKGIEADEVIALLNKAYADEWLAYYQYFIEAKVVKGIMKDGVVAELNQHAADELRHATMVADRILQLGGEPLLHPKDWFSYANCDYEAPTNPDVLQVLEQAIKGEQCAIEVYSRLAEITQGKDIVTYDIVSQILADEVEHEEDLQSLYEDIQEFIDQIKGNIQ from the coding sequence ATGGCTAGAAAAGGAATAAGTATATTAAAAGGAATAGAAGCTGATGAGGTGATAGCACTTTTGAACAAAGCCTATGCAGATGAGTGGTTGGCTTACTACCAATATTTCATAGAAGCTAAAGTGGTCAAAGGGATCATGAAAGATGGTGTCGTAGCGGAGCTCAATCAACACGCAGCCGATGAGCTCAGACACGCCACAATGGTGGCCGATCGGATTTTACAGCTAGGCGGTGAGCCTCTCTTGCATCCTAAAGATTGGTTTTCTTATGCAAACTGTGATTATGAAGCCCCTACCAATCCCGATGTCTTACAAGTCCTCGAGCAGGCTATCAAAGGAGAACAGTGTGCGATTGAAGTCTATAGCCGCTTAGCAGAGATAACACAAGGCAAAGATATTGTCACCTACGATATCGTCAGCCAAATCTTGGCAGATGAAGTGGAGCATGAAGAGGATCTGCAAAGTCTGTATGAAGATATCCAAGAATTTATCGATCAAATCAAAGGAAATATCCAATGA
- a CDS encoding ankyrin repeat domain-containing protein: MSEQKRYEELLALAIEYARSGEKEQLQKMLEYRLPLNLQDYKGNTLLMLAVYNDHLETAKMLLEFGADVDKRNDRGQTPLGGAAFKGYCNMIELLLGYGAHIDADQGGGKTPLFFAALFGRKDAYQLLIDRGANKRYQISWPIPWYNRRLYPCGHQSCQIMRFLTCKH, from the coding sequence ATGAGTGAGCAAAAACGGTATGAAGAGCTTTTGGCTTTAGCGATAGAGTATGCAAGAAGCGGAGAAAAAGAGCAGCTACAAAAGATGCTGGAGTATAGATTGCCACTCAATCTGCAAGATTACAAAGGCAATACGCTCTTGATGCTCGCAGTCTACAACGACCATTTGGAGACGGCGAAGATGCTGTTGGAGTTTGGAGCCGATGTAGATAAGCGTAACGACAGGGGCCAAACGCCTCTTGGGGGAGCCGCTTTCAAAGGCTACTGTAACATGATCGAGCTATTGCTTGGATATGGTGCCCATATCGATGCCGATCAAGGAGGGGGAAAGACACCTCTTTTCTTTGCGGCTCTCTTTGGGCGCAAAGATGCATACCAGTTATTGATAGATCGTGGAGCCAATAAAAGATATCAGATCTCTTGGCCTATCCCTTGGTACAATCGTCGGCTTTACCCATGTGGTCACCAATCTTGTCAAATAATGAGATTTTTGACTTGCAAGCATTAA
- a CDS encoding Fur family transcriptional regulator: MQNKYIEFTNILKNKELKSTPQRVAMLGILEQKGHADIETIYDEIKKDFVSISLATVYKNVNTLLDAGIIQEIKIPQRKSRYEIAKHKHSHFVCEKCGEVYDIDEPKRLDVELPEGFEPKESSVMIMGVCKKCH, encoded by the coding sequence TTGCAAAATAAATATATAGAATTTACAAATATACTCAAAAACAAAGAGCTCAAATCGACTCCACAACGTGTTGCAATGCTGGGGATCTTAGAGCAAAAGGGGCATGCTGATATTGAGACTATTTATGACGAGATCAAAAAAGATTTCGTCTCTATCTCTTTAGCTACTGTCTATAAAAATGTCAATACACTGCTCGATGCTGGTATCATTCAAGAGATCAAGATTCCACAGAGAAAAAGTAGATACGAAATAGCTAAGCATAAACATAGTCACTTTGTGTGTGAGAAGTGTGGGGAAGTGTATGATATCGATGAGCCAAAGAGGCTCGATGTAGAACTACCTGAAGGATTTGAGCCTAAAGAGTCATCTGTGATGATTATGGGTGTGTGTAAAAAGTGTCATTAG
- the xth gene encoding exodeoxyribonuclease III: MKIATFNVNSINARKDLIIRWLTEKNPIDVLCMQEIKCEEERFPFKDFENIGYECVVFGQKAYNGVAICSKLGFEEVQKGFGDPFWDEQKRFLRAKIQGVDVINIYAPHGDLDGEKHTYKLQFFKYLRQYLQDHYNLARDNLVLVGDLNVAREDIDVWAPDLLHGTIDFMDDEREVFEEFLQVGLHDLFRECHPEEHGFTWWDYMTAAVWRDEGMRIDYILASDPMKKRCEDIYVDMWTRRRRSPKPSDHAPIVGVFKD; the protein is encoded by the coding sequence ATGAAGATAGCAACATTCAACGTTAATTCGATCAACGCACGCAAAGATCTCATCATCCGCTGGCTCACAGAGAAAAACCCCATAGATGTTCTTTGTATGCAAGAGATAAAGTGTGAAGAGGAGCGATTTCCTTTTAAAGATTTTGAAAATATAGGTTATGAATGTGTTGTCTTTGGTCAAAAGGCCTATAACGGCGTGGCAATTTGTTCGAAGTTGGGCTTTGAAGAGGTGCAAAAGGGTTTTGGAGATCCATTTTGGGATGAGCAAAAACGCTTCTTGCGAGCAAAAATACAAGGTGTTGACGTAATCAATATCTACGCTCCTCATGGAGATCTTGATGGAGAGAAACACACATATAAACTGCAGTTTTTCAAATATCTTCGCCAATATCTCCAAGATCACTACAATCTTGCTCGAGACAATCTCGTGCTTGTAGGCGATCTCAATGTTGCTCGCGAAGATATAGATGTATGGGCACCAGATCTTTTGCATGGAACTATTGATTTCATGGATGATGAAAGAGAGGTATTTGAGGAGTTTTTGCAAGTAGGCTTGCACGATCTTTTTCGTGAATGCCATCCTGAAGAGCATGGTTTTACATGGTGGGATTATATGACTGCAGCTGTATGGAGAGATGAAGGGATGCGCATCGACTATATCCTAGCAAGCGACCCTATGAAAAAAAGATGTGAAGATATCTATGTGGATATGTGGACAAGACGCAGACGTTCACCAAAACCGAGCGATCATGCACCGATTGTTGGAGTCTTTAAAGACTAA
- a CDS encoding histidine phosphatase family protein codes for MRVLFIRHAKALSRQEWQDDDLLRPLSNEGIQKAKDLFAKLPKIYDIDIIISSKAIRAIQTAKILEENYPNIKYFETSRLNPGATIMDIEFLIEKFRGYSNIALIGHEPDFSLAISHLVGCDNLQLRVKKASVIELDGEEHFALAGIIYPKMLRKLH; via the coding sequence ATGCGTGTGCTTTTTATCAGACATGCCAAAGCCCTCAGCCGACAAGAGTGGCAAGATGATGATCTTTTACGACCACTCAGCAATGAGGGCATCCAAAAAGCCAAAGATTTATTTGCCAAACTGCCTAAAATTTACGATATCGATATCATCATCAGCTCCAAAGCAATAAGAGCTATTCAAACTGCAAAAATTTTAGAAGAGAACTATCCCAATATTAAATACTTTGAAACATCCCGCCTCAATCCCGGTGCTACTATTATGGATATTGAGTTTTTAATAGAGAAGTTTAGGGGATATTCAAATATAGCTCTCATTGGTCATGAGCCAGATTTCTCCTTGGCTATTTCGCACCTTGTAGGCTGTGACAATCTGCAACTACGTGTCAAAAAAGCTAGTGTTATTGAGCTGGATGGTGAAGAGCATTTTGCATTAGCTGGTATAATTTATCCAAAAATGTTGAGGAAGCTTCACTGA
- the queA gene encoding tRNA preQ1(34) S-adenosylmethionine ribosyltransferase-isomerase QueA has product MKKMKKSLNPLKSESYDYHLPSSLIAKYPANPPDSARLLVYDRKTEAIKHAIFKDLPSYLPKCSIIFNDTKVIKARIFGRKESGGKIELLINRPLADKKFNVFIRGKVREGTLLDFGSLQAKVIELLPDGSRIVAFIQNDKILDIHELLPILDAIGHVPLPPYINREDTKKDELTYQPIFAQKPGAVAAPTASLHFTPELLATLKQSHPFYNITLHVGAGTFKPVEAEEITQHPIHSEYYEIPAATCKLLDSNEKILAIGTTVTRTVEYYARTKKCHGECDLFLHPGNPPIRVNHLLTNFHLPKSTLIMLVASFIGLEKTRELYEIAIQEQYRFYSYGDAMLIL; this is encoded by the coding sequence ATGAAGAAGATGAAGAAGAGCCTCAATCCACTCAAGAGTGAGAGCTACGACTACCATCTTCCCTCCTCTCTCATAGCCAAATATCCAGCAAACCCACCTGATAGCGCTAGGCTTTTGGTCTATGATCGTAAAACCGAAGCTATAAAGCATGCGATATTCAAAGATCTACCATCCTATCTTCCTAAATGCTCTATAATCTTCAACGATACAAAAGTGATCAAAGCGCGTATTTTTGGCCGCAAAGAGAGTGGTGGCAAAATCGAGCTACTCATCAACAGACCACTAGCAGATAAAAAATTCAATGTTTTTATACGTGGTAAAGTGCGCGAAGGAACGCTGCTAGATTTTGGCTCTTTACAAGCAAAAGTCATCGAACTTTTGCCTGATGGCTCACGCATAGTCGCATTTATCCAAAACGATAAAATACTCGATATCCATGAACTTCTCCCTATTCTTGATGCCATCGGTCATGTTCCTCTTCCTCCCTATATCAATAGAGAGGATACAAAAAAGGATGAATTGACATATCAGCCAATTTTTGCCCAAAAACCTGGAGCAGTCGCAGCGCCTACTGCATCGCTCCATTTTACACCCGAACTCCTTGCAACCCTCAAACAATCGCATCCCTTTTACAATATTACCCTTCATGTAGGAGCTGGGACTTTTAAACCGGTTGAGGCTGAAGAGATTACACAACATCCTATACATAGTGAATACTATGAGATTCCAGCTGCTACATGCAAGCTTCTTGATAGCAACGAAAAGATCCTAGCCATTGGCACAACAGTCACACGAACTGTCGAGTACTACGCAAGAACCAAAAAGTGCCACGGAGAGTGTGACCTCTTTTTGCACCCAGGCAACCCGCCAATACGAGTAAATCATCTTCTTACAAATTTTCATCTGCCAAAATCAACACTCATCATGCTTGTAGCCTCATTCATAGGGTTGGAAAAGACACGAGAACTCTATGAAATAGCTATACAAGAGCAGTATCGATTCTACAGCTATGGTGATGCAATGCTCATTCTCTAG